The Pectobacterium parmentieri genome segment CAAGTGGTAGCACTGTGCCGCCGCTATCCTGTGTATCAATAAGGGGATAAGGCTTCTGCACAGGGATGTGCCGTCGCGGTGCTATTTTGACGTAGATCTTCTAGTAGTGTTCTTCAGGCTACATCTGGGTAGTTGTCAGGCGTGGTTAGTACCACTCGCGCGAGTGCGCCAGGACCTTGCGGCCGATTACTGAGGAAAAATTTCCCATTGTGCAACTGAGCAATGCGCGTCACGATGCTAAGCCCAAGGCCGATACCGCCATAGCGACTGTCCATGCGAACAAACGCCTTACTTAATTCACCCACTTTGCTTTCATCGATACCTTGCCCTTCATCTTCGATTTGTAGTTCAACATGTTGTTGGGTGTTAAGGCTCACGGTAATCTGGCTTGTTTCCGGGCTATAGCGATAGGCATTTTCTACCAGATTGCGTAACAGCAATTGTAGCAACGTGGCATCACCGTGGAGAGTGACATCTTCCTGCGGTAATACCCATTTCAGCCTTTGCTGGCGCTTTTGCAGCATTTCAGCCAGTTCATCCTGCATGGGAAAAATAACGTCTTTCAGGAATGCGACATTCTCGTGGTGGCCTGCTGAAAATTCTTGTCCGACACGCGCAAGCAGTAAGAGTTGTTCCACCGTTTTCACCATCTTATCAATCCGTTTGATGAGTGAGCTACAGTCAATCTGATGCTGTTGCTGGTGTAATTCAAGATGCAGCCGGATGCCGGCTAGCGGAGTGCGTAACTCATGGGCGACATCGGCAGTAAATTGCCTGTCGCGTTTCAACGTTTCGTCTAAGCGTTGAAAAAGCTGGTTGATGGTATGGGTGACCGCGGCGATTTCTTTAATGTCACTCTGCTGTGGCAGCGGCTCCAGATTTTCAGCCGTGCGATCCTGCAACTCTTCCTGAAGACGGGAAAGCGGGCGGGTAATCCAACTGACTGCCTGAAAACACATGAGCAACGTCAGGATGACCATCACCAGACTTGGGATGCTGAGAGAGGCGATCGCCTCATTAATCTCTTGATCGATCTGCATGTTCTGGGCGGCTGCGCTCAGGGACTTATCAACCAGCAGGCCGATTTGTTCTTCGCTTTCGTGCCAGAGCCAGAATACGCTGATCATCTGGCAGACGAGGAGAATGCCGCCCAGCGCCAGCACTAAACGGCGGCGCATGCTGGTGACGGCTTCGGAGTCGCCCTTCATGGTTGTTCCCCTTTGGTCAGCAGGTAGCCAAATCCTCGCAGAGTTCGGATCCGGTCTTTCCCTATCTTTTGACGCAGATTGTGGATATGTACCTCAAGCGAATTCGAGGACGGGTCGTCGTTCCAGGCATAAATATCCTGATGTAGAAGTTCTCGGTGTACCTGAGAACCGGCTTTCAACATCAGGCGGGAAAGTATCGCAAACTCTTTTGGCGTCAGCACTACCGGCTTTTCGTCCAGCAGCACCTGTTGGTTGTTTAAATCCAACGTAATGTTGTCGACCTGTATCTTGCTGTTGCTCGACCCCTGATTGCGGCGAATCAGCGCGCGTACTCGCGCCTGTAATTCCGTCAGTGCAAAAGGCTTGGCGAGATAATCGTCTGCGCCAACATCCAATCCGCTGACGCGATCGTCGACCTTATCCCGCGCCGTTAAGATGAGCACGGGATGCTGATAATTGTTCTTACGCCAGCGGGATAGTAGGGCGAGGCCGTCGTCGTCCGGCAAGCCAAGATCGAGGATCACCAGACTGTAGTGTGCGCTGCCGATGAGCGCATCCGCTTCTTTGGCCGTGCCTGCGCAATCGCAGGCATAGCCTTCATGACTCAGCGCCAATAATAATCCCTCTTGCAGCAGCTTATCGTCTTCAACAATCAATAATTTCATGTTGCCTTATCCCTGCATGGCTGAAGGATATCAAGCTGAGGCTGATATTCTTTCGTAGCGATAGTAAACATCCCCAGTATGGTATGGAAAAGATTATCTTGCGAGTAATCCTGCTGCTTCGCACTCTGACGCAGACAGGTGTCCTGAATCGCCTGTTGCTGTTGGTAACCCGTTGATAACCAAATCAACATTGGCACATGTGTTTGCTGTTTGGGCGCAATAGAGTAGGGCATGCTGTGCAGGTAGATACCGTTCTCGCCTAACGACTCTCCGTGGTCAGATAGGTAAACCAGTGAAGTATTAAATTTATCCTGATGCTGTTTCAGTAAATTGATCGTCTTATCCAGAAAAAAATCGACATACAGGATCGTGTTGTCATACGTGTTAGTCAGCGCTTCCTGCGTACAGGTTTGAATCTGATTGGTATCACAGGTTGGGGTAAATTTCTTAAAGGCGTCAGGGTAACGTTGGTAATAGCTCGGGCCGTGGCTGCCTATCGTATGTAATACAATAATCCCGTCGTTGTCGAGCTTGTTAATATAGTCTTCTACACCGTGGAATAACGCTTCATCGTGGCATTCGCCGTTGGTGCATAGCCCTGGTAGTTTCAGCGATGTCACATCAACCGTTGGTACACGGGTACAGACATCTTTGCAACCGCCGTCATTTTCCTGCCAGAGCACGTTAACCTTTGCCCGTTGTAATATATCCAGCAGCCCTTCTTGATGGCTGGCTACGTCACCATTAAAGCTTTGGCGCGGCATGTTAGAAAACATGCAGGGAACGGAAACGCCTGTTGATGTGCCACATGATGACGTGTTTTCAAAATAAACCACGTTGTCCTTTGCCAGTAGCGGATTGGTTTCCTTCCCATAGCCTCCCAGTGAAAAGTTTTGTGCACGCGAGGTTTCTCCCACGACCAGAATAACCAGATTCCTTTTTGCCGTTGGGGACGGTGGCGAAACCTTGTGGGCATCCAGGCCAATCTGCTCCAGGGGTAAATTAGCTAGCGCGCTATGCTTATGGTAGGACAGGCTGGCTGCCACAATATTGCTGGGCGTAATCGCTTTTACCAACTCTTTGTTATTACGCATGAATGAGGCGTAATCTTTATAAAAGAAGGCCGCGACAGATAAAATAGCGAATAACGAAATAATGACGCTGAGAACGCGCATGCCGATATAGAGGGTTGTCGGTTTGGCGGGCTTTATTTTTATCCAGATAGCGAGCGCGGCGGGAATGACGCCAATAAAGAATACCCAAGCGACAAGCTGCGGCGTAAGCAGTGAGAAGGACTCGCTGGCCGTAGTTTCCAAAATATTCTGGATCATGGTGCGGTCAATGATAATGCCGTAGTTCAGCATAAAATATTGTGCGGCGGCACCGGACAGTAAGAAAAAAACGATGACGGCCTTACGCAGATAAGGGACGGCCAGCAGCGTGAAAATAATATTCAGCACCGCGAAAATCACCACCGGCATGCTGAGAAAGAAGAGGAGCGTGCTCCAGTCTGTCATATCCATCAGTTGCAGCGCCTGACGGTAGTAGGCGATGTTCTGGGCCAGGGTAATGAAGGCAGAAAATATCAGCACGAACGTGATGCTGTTCAGGTGTGGCCTGCCCATCGATATTAGATTTTTCATACACGTCTCTCGTGATTTCCATTATGGAGAGGAAAGAAGACGCAGACTCTAGCGAGGTTAAATTAATGCAACCTTAAGAGGGGAACCGTGAAATTCAGGGACGAGAGTGTGGACATTTGCTAGACTATGTCCCCTGTCAATATAAAATAAATATATCCGCCATATTTCAAGCTGCTTGTGCGTTAGCCGCCTTCACGCAACTCGAATTATTTAGGGGATAGATGACGTTGAGGGTGGTGTTTGCCATGTCTAATTCGCTTGTATCTGGCGAATCTTATGAGCTTGATTTACTGGATGAACGGCCGTTCAGTCAAACGGACTATGAGATCCTGAAATCGTATGAAGCTGTGGTTGATGGCTTAGCCATGTTGATTGGCGAGCATTGTGAGATTGTATTGCACTCGCTTGAGGATCTTAAATGTTCCGCTGTGCGTATTGCGAATGGGGAACATACTGGCAGGAAGATTGGCTCGCCGATTACGGATCTGGCATTGCGTATGCTGCATGACATGGCTGGTGAAGATAGCAGCGTGTCGAAAGCCTATTTTACCCGTGCAAAAAGCGGCGTGTTGATGAAATCAGTGACGATTGCGATCCGTAATCGCGATCAGCGCGTGATTGGGTTGCTGTGTATTAACATGAATCTGGACGTACCTTTCTCCCAGATTGTGCAGACTTTTATTCCACCTGAAACGCATGACGTTGCCTCTTCCGTCAACTTCGCATCATCTGTCGACGACCTGGTTGCACAAACGCTGGAATTTTCCATTGAGGAAGTCAATGCGGACCGCAACGTCTCTAATAATGCCAAAAACCGCCAAATCGTACTGAGCCTGTACGAGAAAGGCATTTTCGATATTAAAGACGCTATCAACCAGGTCGCTGAACGTCTGAATATCTCCAAGCACACGGTTTATCTTTATATTCGTCAATTCAAAAGCGGCGACTTCAGCGGACATGAGCGTTGATGCTGAGTTATTGTTTGCTGGTGACTGGCCCGGCTTACGGCACACAGCAAGCGAGCAGCGCATTGCAGTTTGCGCAGGCGCTGTTAGCTGAGGGGCACACGCTGAAAAGTGTGTTCTTCTATCGGGAAGGCGTGCTGAATGCCAACCAACTGACATCACCCGCTAATGATGAGTTTGATCTTGTACGCGGCTGGCAACAACTGGGGTCAAAGCATCAGGTGGCGCTGAATGTGTGTGTTGCTGCCGCACTGCGCCGAGGCGTTGCCGACGCTCAGCAAGCTGCCCAACTTGGCCTTGTGGGAGCGAACCTGCAACCCGGTTTTATTCTGAGCGGGCTGGGTGAGTTGGCGCAATCGGTGCTGACCTGCGATCGGGTTATTCAGTTTTAAGGTAGCGTTATGAAGCGAGTCGCATTTGTTTTTACGCATTCTCCGCATGGAAGTGCATCCGGGCGAGAAGGGCTGGATGCGCTATTGGCGATGTCAGCACTGACGGAAGAGATTGGCGTATTTTTTGTTGGCGATGGCGTTCTCCAACTTCTGCCGCACCAACAGCCGGAAAAGATTCTGATGCGCAATTACATCGCAACGTTTGGCGTGCTGCCGTTGTACGATATCGAATGCTGCTATCTGTGCGAGACTTCCGTGCATCAGCGTGGGTTGAGTGTCGATACGGACTGGGTTTTGGATGTGGAATTATTAGCGCCAGAAGCATGGCGTAGCAAGCTGGCCGATTATCATTCCATCCTTTCATTCTAGCTGCGGGTCTTTCCATTTATGCTACATACGCTCTCAAGTTCCCCTTATCACGCTGATCTGGATACGCTTTTGCGTAGTGTGGACGAGGGGGATGCTTTGGTCTTACTACAAGATGGTGTGATTGCTGCCCTGGCTGGTGGAGACATTATTCACCGCCTTCTTGCTTCAGCAGTGTTTCTCTATGTGCTCCGACCTGATACTGAGGCAAGGGGCATGACTGAACAAATTTCAAACAATGTGGCCCTCATTGACTATAATAAATTTGTTCAACTGACAGTGGAACACCCTCAGCAACTCGCGTGGTAACGCCGATTTTTTGTATATTTCTTGACTCCTTCCACTGCCAGCCCTAAAATTCTGCGTCCTCATACTTTGCCTTGCGCAAACATGAGGCGATTTATTACGTGTTTACGAAGCAAAACCCAGGAGCTTTTTTAATGGCAACAATTAACCAGCTGGTACGCAAACCACGCTCCCTGAAGGCTGCTAAAAGCAACGTTCCGGCGCTGGAAGCATGCCCGCAGAAACGTGGCGTATGTACCCGTGTATATACTACCACCCCTAAAAAACCGAACTCCGCACTGCGTAAAGTATGTCGTGTTCGTTTAACTAACGGTTTTGAAGTCACCTCCTATATCGGCGGTGAAGGTCATAACCTGCAGGAGCACTCCGTGATCCTGATCCGTGGCGGTCGTGTTAAAGACCTGCCAGGTGTGCGTTACCACACCGTTCGTGGCGCGCTGGACTGCTCAGGTGTTAAAGACCGTAAGCAATCCCGTTCCAAATACGGCGTGAAGAAGCCAAAGGCTTAATGGTTCTTCGTTAAGTAAGGCCAAACGTTTTAACTTAAATGTCAAACTAAACTCGTAGAGTTTTGGACAATCCTGAATTAACAACGGAGTATTTCCATGCCACGTCGTCGCGTCATTGGTCAACGTAAAATTCTGCCGGATCCTAAGTTCGGATCAGAACTGCTGGCCAAATTTGTAAACATCCTGATGGTAGATGGTAAAAAATCTACTGCTGAAGCAATCGTCTATACCGCGCTGGAGACCCTGGCTCAGCGTTCTGGTAAAGGCCATCTGGAAGCTTTTGAAGTAGCTCTGGACAACGTTCGCCCGACTGTCGAAGTTAAGTCGCGCCGCGTTGGTGGTTCTACTTATCAGGTACCAGTAGAAGTCCGTCCGGTTCGTCGTAATGCGCTGGCAATGCGTTGGATCGTAGAAGCTGCTCGTAAACGCGGTGATAAATCTATGGCTCTGCGCCTGGCGAACGAACTTTCTGATGCAGCAGAAAACAAAGGTACTGCTGTTAAGAAACGTGAAGACGTTCACCGTATGGCCGAAGCTAACAAGGCGTTCGCTCACTACCGTTGGTAATCCCTTCGTTGTAGTCATGCTAACCAAGCGGGCGCTAAAAATAGCCAACCCGCTTGGGTTAACTAAATTGAACGCCCTAGTAAATAGAGGATACAAATGGCTCGTACAACACCCATCGCACGCTATCGTAACATCGGTATCAGTGCGCACATCGACGCCGGTAAAACCACTACTACCGAACGTATTCTGTTCTACACTGGTGTAAACCATAAAATCGGTGAAGTTCATGACGGCGCAGCTACCATGGACTGGATGGAGCAGGAGCAGGAACGTGGTATTACTATCACTTCCGCAGCGACTACTGCATTCTGGTCTGGTATGGCTAAGCAGTATGAACCGCATCGCGTAAACATCATCGACACCCCAGGACACGTTGACTTCACTATCGAAGTAGAACGTTCTATGCGTGTGCTTGATGGTGCGGTAATGGTTTACTGCGCAGTTGGTGGTGTTCAGCCGCAGTCTGAAACCGTATGGCGTCAGGCAAACAAATATAAAGTTCCACGCATTGCGTTCGTTAACAAAATGGACCGCATGGGTGCGAATTTCCTGAAAGTTGTTGGTCAGATCAAATCCCGTCTGGGCGCGAACCCTGTTCCGCTGCAGTTGGCGATTGGTGCTGAAGAAGGTTTCACCGGTGTTGTTGACCTGGTGAAAATGAAAGCCATCAACTGGAATGATGCCGATCAGGGCGTGACCTTCGAATACGAAGATATCCCGGCTGATTTGCAAGATCTGGCTGAAGAATGGCACCAGAACCTAATCGAGTCCGCTGCTGAAGCTTCTGAAGAGCTGATGGAGAAATACTTGGGTGGTGAAGAACTGACTGAAGAAGAGATCAAAAAAGCTCTGCGTCAGCGTGTTCTGAACAACGAAATCATCCTGGTAACCTGTGGTTCTGCCTTTAAGAACAAAGGTGTTCAGGCGATGCTGGATGCGGTAATTGACTACCTGCCATCCCCAGTCGACGTACCTGCGATCAACGGTCTTTTGGATGACGGTAAAGACACACCGGCTGAGCGTCACGCAAGTGATGACGAGCCGTTTGCTGCACTGGCGTTCAAAATTGCTACCGACCCGTTTGTGGGTAACCTGACGTTCTTCCGCGTGTACTCCGGTGTGGTTAACTCCGGTGATACCGTACTGAACCCAGTTAAATCAGCACGTGAGCGTTTTGGTCGTATCGTTCAGATGCACGCTAACAAGCGTGAAGAGATCAAAGAAGTTCGCGCAGGCGATATCGCTGCTGCTATCGGTCTGAAAGATGTAACGACGGGTGACACCTTGTGTGATCCAGACAACGTCATCATTTTGGAACGTATGGAATTCCCAGAACCGGTAATTTCCATCGCGGTAGAACCGAAAACCAAAGCTGATCAGGAAAAAATGGGTCTGGCATTGGGCCGTCTGGCTAAAGAAGACCCGTCTTTCCGTGTATGGACTGACGAAGAATCTAACCAGACTATCATCGCTGGTATGGGTGAGTTGCACCTCGATATCATCGTTGACCGTATGAAGCGTGAGTTCAACGTTGAAGCAAACGTGGGTAAACCACAGGTTGCTTATCGTGAAGCAATTCGCTCGAAAGTTACCGATATCGAAGGTAAACACGCCAAGCAGTCTGGTGGTCGTGGTCAGTATGGTCATGTCGTTATCGATATGTACCCGCTGGAGCCGGGCTCAAATCCGAAAGGTTACGAGTTCGTCAACGACATTAAAGGTGGTGTAATTCCTGGCGAATACATCCCTGCCGTTGATAAAGGCATCCAGGAACAACTGAAAGCGGGCCCTCTGGCTGGTTACCCAGTGGTTGATCTCGGTGTGCGTCTGCACTTCGGTTCTTTCCATGACGTTGACTCCTCTGAATTGGCGTTTAAACTGGCTGCTTCTATCGCCTTTAAAGATGGCTTTAAGAAAGCGAAACCAGTTCTGCTTGAGCCGATCATGAAGGTTGAAGTTGAAACGCCGGAAGAGAACACGGGTGACGTCATCGGTGACCTTAGCCGTCGTCGTGGTATGCTGCGTGGTCAAGAATCTAACGTGACTGGCGTTGTGATTCACGCTGAAGTTCCGCTGTCTGAAATGTTCGGATACGCAACTCAACTGCGTTCTCTGACTAAAGGCCGTGCTTCTTACTCCATGGAGTTCCTGAAGTACGATGATGCGCCTAACAACGTTGCTCAGGCCGTAATTGAAGCCCGTGGTAAATAAGCCTCAGGGTTAAAACAAAATCCCGTGCTCTCTCCATAGGGGGAGAGCATTTGAGTAAGGAATATCGCCGTGTCTAAAGAAAAATTTGAACGTACAAAACCCCACGTTAACGTCGGTACTATCGGCCACGTTGACCATGGTAAAACGACTCTGACTGCTGCAATCACTACCGTTCTGGCTAAAACCTACGGTGGTAACGCACGTGCATTCGACCAGATCGATAACGCACCAGAAGAAAAAGCACGTGGTATCACCATCAACACGTCTCACGTTGAATACGATACCCCGTCTCGCCACTATGCGCACGTTGACTGCCCAGGACACGCCGACTATGTGAAAAACATGATCACCGGTGCTGCCCAGATGGATGGCGCGATCCTGGTTGTTGCTGCAACTGACGGCCCAATGCCTCAGACTCGTGAGCACATCCTGCTGGGTCGTCAGGTTGGCGTTCCTTTCATCATCGTGTTCCTGAACAAATGTGACATGGTTGATGACGAAGAACTGCTGGAACTGGTTGAGATGGAAGTGCGTGAGCTGCTGTCTCAGTACGACTTCCCAGGCGATGACACGCCGGTAATTCGTGGTTCAGCGCTGAAAGCGCTGGAAGGCGAAGCTGAGTGGGAAGCTAAAATCGTCGAACTGGCAGGCTACCTGGATTCTTATATTCCAGAACCAGAGCGTGCAATTGACAAGCCGTTCCTGCTGCCAATCGAAGACGTATTCTCCATCTCCGGTCGTGGTACTGTTGTTACCGGTCGTGTAGAGCGCGGTATTGTTAAAGTCGGTGAAGAAGTTGAAATCGTTGGTATCAAAGATACGGCGAAATCGACCTGTACTGGCGTAGAAATGTTCCGCAAATTGCTGGACGAAGGTCGTGCAGGGGAGAACGTTGGTGTTCTGCTGCGTGGTATCAAGCGTGAAGAAATCGAGCGTGGCCAGGTACTGGCTAAGCCGGGTTCAATCAAGCCGCACACCCAGTTTGAATCAGAAGTGTATATCCTGAGCAAAGATGAAGGCGGTCGTCATACTCCGTTCTTCAAAGGCTACCGTCCTCAGTTCTACTTCCGTACCACTGACGTAACGGGTACCATCGAACTGCCAGAAGGCGTAGAGATGGTCATGCCGGGCGACAACATCAAAATGGTTGTTACCCTGATCCACCCAATCGCGATGGACGATGGTTTGCGTTTCGCAATCCGTGAAGGCGGCCGTACTGTAGGCGCGGGCGTTGTTGCTAAAGTTATCGCTTAATCGCTGATAAACTCAATGCATGAAAAAGGCACTTCGGTGCCTTTTTTTACGTCTAAATAATTAAATCTAAATTGAAATAAAAATAATTCTTATTTACAATATCGGTGTTGGTTAAAAAATCGCTAGGAGCGGTTTCAAATGCTGTTTGTAGTGTCCTGAAAGGTAGCGTTAAAGACACTCGCGATAACGATGAGTCATTCTGGTATGTATGTTTGTTTATGCAACGCGATTTCTGACAAAGTCATTCGTAATGCTGTTCGTCAGCACCAGCCTCAATCTATGCAACAATTACGCAAGCTCGTTCCTATCGGGACAGATTGTGGTAAATGTATTCGTCAGGCGCGCGTCATTTTTGAGGAAGAACAAGCTAAAATTCCTGACATGTATGAAGTAGCATAAAATGTAGGGTCGTTTTTTTGACTCTCTGCTGACCAGTTCTACACTTTAAGAACTGGAGCGGAGGAGCATGTCATGAAAGGCGATAAAAAAGTCATCACATACCTGAATAAGTTATTGGGCAACGAACTGGTAGCCATTAACCAATATTTTCTTCATGCCCGCATGTTTAAAAACTGGGGCTTAACCCGTCTTAACGATCACGAGTATCATGAGTCTATTGACGAAATGAAGCATGCTGATCGCTACATCGAACGAATCCTGTTTCTTGAAGGCATCCCGAATCTACAGGATTTGGGTAAGTTAAATATTGGCGAGGATGTCGAAGAGATCTTACGTTCAGACCTTCAACTTGAATTGGATGGCGCAAAGAATTTGCGCGAAGCAATTTCCTATGCTGACTCTGTACATGACTATGTCAGCAGGGATTTAATGATAGAAATTCTTGCCGATGAAGAAGGGCACATCGACTGGCTGGAAACTGAATTAGATTTGATTTCACGTCTTGGTATACAAAACTATCTTCAAGCTCAGCTAAAAGCTGAGTAACAGAGTAGATATACGATCTTATGTGCTTTATGCCCAACCTGGCCGGACTAGTTCACATCGTCCGGTCGGGTTTCAAATCATTTCATCCTGCTTATTGCTTCCCCTGCCAATTTGCGTATAATGCGCGAGCTTGCTGAAACAAGGTAAGCCTGATTCAATCCGAATCAGAGGGTCAATATTCATTTATTGCGCCTAAAACAATACTCCCAATATGGGGGTTATGTGCTGACGATTACACTCCCTCATCAATCGAAATGGGTGCGAGGAGTAATCATTTACGTTTATAAATAATTGGAGCTCTGGTCTCATGCAGAACCAAAGAATCCGTATCCGCCTGAAAGCGTTTGATCATCGTCTGATTGATCAATCAACTGCGGAAATCGTCGAGACTGCTAAGCGCACTGGTGCGCAAGTACGTGGTCCGATCCCGCTGCCGACCCGCAAAGAGCGCTTTACCGTTCTGATTTCTCCGCACGTCAATAAAGATGCGCGCGATCAGTACGAGATTCGCACTCACAAGCGTCTGGTTGACATCGTTGAGCCAACCGAGAAAACCGTTGATGCTCTGATGCGTCTGGATCTGGCTGCTGGTGTAGACGTGCAGATCAGCCTGGGTTAATCAGGTCATTGAGCGATTGAGAGGTTGAAACAATGATTGGTTTAGTCGGTAAAAAAGTGGGCATGACCCGTATCTTCACTGAAGATGGCGTATCTATCCCCGTAACCGTTATCGAAATTGAAGCAAACCGCGTAACTCAGGTTAAAGACCTGGCTAACGACGGTTACCGCGCTGTGCAAGTAACTACTGGTGCTAAAAAAGCAAACCGTGTTACCAAGCCAGAAGCAGGTCACTTTGCTAAAGCTGGTGTAGAAGCTGGCCGTACCCTGCGTGAATTCCGTCTGTCTGAAGGCGAAGAATTCACTATTGGTCAGAGCATCAGTGTTGAAATTTTCGCTGACGTTAAAAAAGTAGACGTTACTGGTACATCTAAAGGTAAAGGTTTTGCTGGCACAGTTAAGCGCTGGAATTTCCGTACTCAGGATGCTACCCACGGTAACTCCTTGTCCCACCGCGTTCCGGGTTCTATCGGTCAGAACCAGACTCCGGGCAAAGTGTTTAAAGGCAAGAAAATGGCAGGCCAGCTGGGTAACGAACGTGTAACTGTTCAGAGCCTGGACGTAGTGCGTGTTGACGCTGAGCGCAACCTGCTGCTGGTTAAAGGTGCTGTTCCGGGAGCTACCGGTAGCGACCTGATCGTTAAACCAGCTGTGAAGGCGTGAGGAGATAGCAATGGAATTAGTATTGAAAGACGCGCAAAGCGCGCTGACTGTTTCCGAAACTACCTTCGGTCGTGATTTCAACGAAGCGCTGGTACATCAGGTTGTTGTTGCTTATGCAGCAGGTGCCCGTCAAGGTACTCGCGCCCAGAAGACCCGTGCTGAAGTAACTGGTTCCGGTAAAAAACCTTGGCGTCAGAAAGGTACTGGCCGTGCGCGTTCAGGTTCTGCTAAGAGCCCGATCTGGCGTTCCGGTGGTGTGACCTTCGCTGCTAAGCCACAGGACCACAGTCAGAAAGTTAACAAGAAGATGTACCGCGGCGCGCTGAAAAGCATCCTGTCCGAACTGGTACGTCAAGATCGTCTGATCGTTGTCGAGACGTTTTCTGTAGAAGCACCGAAAACTAAGTTGCTGGCTCAGAAACTGAAAGAAATGGCACTGGAAGACGTGTTGATCATCACCGGTGAACTGGATGAGAATCTGTTCCTGGCTGCGCGTAACCTGTACAAGGTTGATGTGCGTGATGCAGCAGCAATCGACCCAGTTAGCCTGATCGCCTTCGACAAAGTCGTTATGACTGCTGATGCAGTTAAGCAAGTTGAGGAGATGCTGGCATGATCCGTGAAGAACGTCTGCTGAAAGTACTGCGCGCGCCGCACGTATCTGAAAAAGCATCTACCGCGATGGAAAAAACTAACA includes the following:
- the pmrB gene encoding two-component system sensor histidine kinase PmrB — protein: MKGDSEAVTSMRRRLVLALGGILLVCQMISVFWLWHESEEQIGLLVDKSLSAAAQNMQIDQEINEAIASLSIPSLVMVILTLLMCFQAVSWITRPLSRLQEELQDRTAENLEPLPQQSDIKEIAAVTHTINQLFQRLDETLKRDRQFTADVAHELRTPLAGIRLHLELHQQQHQIDCSSLIKRIDKMVKTVEQLLLLARVGQEFSAGHHENVAFLKDVIFPMQDELAEMLQKRQQRLKWVLPQEDVTLHGDATLLQLLLRNLVENAYRYSPETSQITVSLNTQQHVELQIEDEGQGIDESKVGELSKAFVRMDSRYGGIGLGLSIVTRIAQLHNGKFFLSNRPQGPGALARVVLTTPDNYPDVA
- the pmrA gene encoding two-component system response regulator PmrA; the protein is MKLLIVEDDKLLQEGLLLALSHEGYACDCAGTAKEADALIGSAHYSLVILDLGLPDDDGLALLSRWRKNNYQHPVLILTARDKVDDRVSGLDVGADDYLAKPFALTELQARVRALIRRNQGSSNSKIQVDNITLDLNNQQVLLDEKPVVLTPKEFAILSRLMLKAGSQVHRELLHQDIYAWNDDPSSNSLEVHIHNLRQKIGKDRIRTLRGFGYLLTKGEQP
- the eptA gene encoding phosphoethanolamine transferase EptA, with protein sequence MKNLISMGRPHLNSITFVLIFSAFITLAQNIAYYRQALQLMDMTDWSTLLFFLSMPVVIFAVLNIIFTLLAVPYLRKAVIVFFLLSGAAAQYFMLNYGIIIDRTMIQNILETTASESFSLLTPQLVAWVFFIGVIPAALAIWIKIKPAKPTTLYIGMRVLSVIISLFAILSVAAFFYKDYASFMRNNKELVKAITPSNIVAASLSYHKHSALANLPLEQIGLDAHKVSPPSPTAKRNLVILVVGETSRAQNFSLGGYGKETNPLLAKDNVVYFENTSSCGTSTGVSVPCMFSNMPRQSFNGDVASHQEGLLDILQRAKVNVLWQENDGGCKDVCTRVPTVDVTSLKLPGLCTNGECHDEALFHGVEDYINKLDNDGIIVLHTIGSHGPSYYQRYPDAFKKFTPTCDTNQIQTCTQEALTNTYDNTILYVDFFLDKTINLLKQHQDKFNTSLVYLSDHGESLGENGIYLHSMPYSIAPKQQTHVPMLIWLSTGYQQQQAIQDTCLRQSAKQQDYSQDNLFHTILGMFTIATKEYQPQLDILQPCRDKAT
- a CDS encoding helix-turn-helix transcriptional regulator; this encodes MSNSLVSGESYELDLLDERPFSQTDYEILKSYEAVVDGLAMLIGEHCEIVLHSLEDLKCSAVRIANGEHTGRKIGSPITDLALRMLHDMAGEDSSVSKAYFTRAKSGVLMKSVTIAIRNRDQRVIGLLCINMNLDVPFSQIVQTFIPPETHDVASSVNFASSVDDLVAQTLEFSIEEVNADRNVSNNAKNRQIVLSLYEKGIFDIKDAINQVAERLNISKHTVYLYIRQFKSGDFSGHER
- the tusD gene encoding sulfurtransferase complex subunit TusD is translated as MLSYCLLVTGPAYGTQQASSALQFAQALLAEGHTLKSVFFYREGVLNANQLTSPANDEFDLVRGWQQLGSKHQVALNVCVAAALRRGVADAQQAAQLGLVGANLQPGFILSGLGELAQSVLTCDRVIQF
- the tusC gene encoding sulfurtransferase complex subunit TusC, which codes for MKRVAFVFTHSPHGSASGREGLDALLAMSALTEEIGVFFVGDGVLQLLPHQQPEKILMRNYIATFGVLPLYDIECCYLCETSVHQRGLSVDTDWVLDVELLAPEAWRSKLADYHSILSF
- the tusB gene encoding sulfurtransferase complex subunit TusB yields the protein MLHTLSSSPYHADLDTLLRSVDEGDALVLLQDGVIAALAGGDIIHRLLASAVFLYVLRPDTEARGMTEQISNNVALIDYNKFVQLTVEHPQQLAW
- the rpsL gene encoding 30S ribosomal protein S12, which codes for MATINQLVRKPRSLKAAKSNVPALEACPQKRGVCTRVYTTTPKKPNSALRKVCRVRLTNGFEVTSYIGGEGHNLQEHSVILIRGGRVKDLPGVRYHTVRGALDCSGVKDRKQSRSKYGVKKPKA
- the rpsG gene encoding 30S ribosomal protein S7, translating into MPRRRVIGQRKILPDPKFGSELLAKFVNILMVDGKKSTAEAIVYTALETLAQRSGKGHLEAFEVALDNVRPTVEVKSRRVGGSTYQVPVEVRPVRRNALAMRWIVEAARKRGDKSMALRLANELSDAAENKGTAVKKREDVHRMAEANKAFAHYRW